One genomic segment of Capricornis sumatraensis isolate serow.1 chromosome 6, serow.2, whole genome shotgun sequence includes these proteins:
- the SMIM27 gene encoding small integral membrane protein 27, with amino-acid sequence MKPVSRRTLDRIYSALLLAVVLLSWGYVIYASTVAARRQLSKEYPDKIFGMNENL; translated from the exons ATGAAGCCAGTGAGTCGCCGCACCCTAGACCGGATTTATTCCGCG TTGCTCCTCGCGGTCGTATTGCTCTCCTGGGGATACGTCATCTATGCATCAACTGTAGCTGCACGACGACAACTAAGCAAGGAATACCCAGACAAAATCTTCGGAATGAACGAAAATTTGTAA